From Cuculus canorus isolate bCucCan1 chromosome 7, bCucCan1.pri, whole genome shotgun sequence, one genomic window encodes:
- the TWNK gene encoding twinkle mtDNA helicase: protein MAAVPLRPCRAAGRLLPLLCGGARSKGASLSPGVPGRLSQRRYKKDVLPSPEGPVPSVSITEIRQYLRAQGIPFHDGYSCLHTPSLFTNGREDQLPSAGAPYTLFIDKTTGSFLCTATLAEGTWQDFQANVELQHRGIPPASAEEPEGDAQRAHEDARCIWDRALPLWELLDEDETNKTKAMFGISLVADATLKRFGVRYLRTAKSLVFPWFSPRDATLKGLKLLRVEKKGDATVYVEETLPRFDCYHNLFGLPLIGRRDTELVLTGWELDALALHQATGVASLALPRGATCLPPTLLPYLEQFKRITLWLGEDLRSWEAAKLFARKLNLKRCSLVRPGNLQPRPLEALNQGLNLTKILRTALPASHKSIVSFRQLREEVFGELVNTEQVAGVKWARFPELNKLLKGHRRGELTVFTGPTGSGKTTFISEYALDLCMQGVCTLWGSFEINNVRLAKIMLTQFAAQRLEDQLELYDEWADRFEDLPLYFMTFHGQQNIKTVIDTMQHAVYMYDITHVVVDNLQFMMGHEHLSMDRIAAQDYIVGSFRKFSTDNNCHITLVIHPRKEDDEKELQTASIFGSAKDRKLVTGPGKRFLQVSKNRFDGDVGIFPLDFNKASLTFSSSGKSKVKLKKMKDEKALSAKKAQEGGSGTSKKP from the exons ATGGCGGCGGTGCCGCTGCGGCCCTGCAGAGCCGCCGGCCGCCTCCTGCCGCTGCTGTGCGGCGGGGCAAGGAGCAAGGGAGCCTCCCTGAGCCCCGGAGTGCCCGGCCGCCTCTCCCAGCGGCGCTACAAGAAGGACGTGTTGCCCTCCCCCGAGGGGCCCGTGCCCTCCGTCTCCATCACCGAGATCCGGCAGTACCTGCGTGCTCAGGGCATCCCCTTCCACGACGGCTACAGCTGCCTGCACACCCCCAGCCTCTTCACCAACGGGCGGGAGGACCAGCTGCCGTCTGCCGGTGCCCCGTACACGCTTTTCATTGATAAAACGACAGGCAGCTTCCTCTGCACGGCTACCCTGGCCGAGGGCACCTGGCAGGACTTCCAGGCCAACGTAGAGCTGCAGCACCGCGGCATTCCTCCTGCCAGCGCAGAGGAGCCGGAGGGGGACGCACAACGGGCTCATGAAGATGCCCGCTGCATCTGGGACCGGGCGTTGCctctctgggagctgctggatgaGGATGAGACCAACAAGACCAAGGCCATGTTTGGCATCTCCCTGGTGGCAGACGCCACCCTGAAGCGTTTTGGGGTGCGATATCTGAGGACTGCGAAGTCCCTTGTCTTCCCCTGGTTCAGTCCCCGCGATGCAACCCTGAAGGGCCTGAAGCTTCTGAGGGTGGAGAAGAAGGGGGATGCAACAGTTTACGTGGAAGAGACCTTACCCCGCTTTGATTGCTATCACAACCTCTTTGGGCTGCCACTGATTGGCCGCCGGGACACAGAGCTGGTCTTAACCGGGTGGGAGCTGGATGCCCTGGCCCTGCACCAAGCCACAGGGGTGGCCAGCCTGGCCCTGCCGCGGGGGGCTACCTGCCTGCCTCCCACCCTCCTCCCCTACCTGGAGCAATTCAAACGCATCACGCTGTGGCTTGGTGAGGACCTGCGCTCCTGGGAAGCTGCCAAGCTCTTTGCTCGGAAGCTGAACCTTAAGCGCTGCTCCCTGGTGCGCCCTGGCAACCTGCAGCCCCGGCCCTTGGAGGCTCTGAACCAGGGCCTGAACCTCACCAAGATCCTGCGTACTGCCCTGCCTGCCAGCCACAAATCCATTGTCTCCTTCCGGCAGCTGCGCGAGGAGGTGTTCGGGGAGCTGGTCAACACCGAGCAGGTGGCCGGTGTCAAGTGGGCGCGCTTTCCTGAGCTCAACAAGCTCCTCAAAGGGCACCGCAGAGGGGAGCTCACTGTCTTCACAG GCCCGACAGGCAGCGGGAAGACGACCTTTATCAGTGAGTACGCACTGGACCTGTGCATGCAGGGGGTGTGCACCCTGTGGGGCAGCTTTGAGATCAACAACGTCCGCCTGGCAAAGATCATGCTGACGCAGTTTGCTGCTCAGCGCCTGGAGGACCAGCTGGAGCTGTATGACGAGTGGGCTGACCGCTTTGAGGACCTCCCGCTCTATTTCATGACCTTCCACGGCCAGCAGAACATCAA gacagtgATCGACACCATGCAGCACGCTGTTTACATGTACGACATCACCCACGTGGTCGTCGACAACCTCCAGTTCATGATGGGACACGAGCACCTCTCTATGGACAG GATCGCTGCCCAGGACTACATCGTCGGTTCTTTCCGCAAGTTCTCTACAGACAACAACTGCCACATCACGCTGGTCATCCATCCCCGCAAGGAGGATGATGAAAAGGAGCTGCAGACAGCCTCCATCTTTGGCTCCGCCAAG GACCGTAAGCTGGTGACAGGGCCAGGGAAGCGCTTCTTGCAGGTGTCCAAGAACCGCTTTGACGGGGATGTGGGCATCTTCCCTCTGGATTTCAACAAGGCCTCGCTTACGTTCTCGTCTTCTGGCAAAAGCAAGGTGAAGCTGAAGAAGATGAAGGACGAGAAGGCGCTTTCAGCCAAGAAAGCTCAAGAGGGAGGCTCGGGAACCTCTAAGAAGCCGTGA
- the MRPL43 gene encoding 39S ribosomal protein L43, mitochondrial, which produces MTGRGSASRFLASVLHNGVGRYVRQLQRLQLRLSPSAADARGARQFVEEEAVDFARRHPDVVLYVSPCDVPAPVLVAEYLNGTVREELIASKTSEEILQLATKLASQSGLDIIRIRKPFHTDNPSIQGQWHPLTNKPSALTVRGPRLHAQ; this is translated from the exons ATGACGGGCCGAGGGTCGGCGAGCCGGTTCTTGGCGTCTGTGCTGCACAACGGCGTGGGGCGATACGTGCGGCAGCTCCAGCGCCTCCAGCTCCGCCTCAGCCCCAGCGCGGCTGATGCGCGCGGAGCCAG GCAGTTTGTGGAGGAGGAAGCGGTGGACTTTGCCCGGCGGCATCCCGATGTTGTCCTCTATGTCAGCCCCTGTGATGTCCCGGCCCCTGTGCTGGTGGCTGAGTACT TGAATGGGACTGTGCGGGAGGAGCTCATCGCCAGCAAGACGAGTGAGGAAATCTTGCAGCTGGCCACCAAGCTGGCCAGCCAGTCTGGCTTGGACATCATCCGGATCCGCAAACCCTTCCACACGGACAACCCCAGCATCCAAGGCCAGTGGCACCCCCTCACCAACAAACCCTCTGCCCTCACTGTCCGGGGCCCACGCCTGCATGCCCAATAA